In Gemmata obscuriglobus, a single genomic region encodes these proteins:
- a CDS encoding DUF6915 family protein, translating to MSKAWVHAQSSAKRWGGKPEDYIDIHERMDSTKSAHAEVTHRCVFHSAFGIYIIEEIFGRFVTNSDGREVFVRDIAEQHVLEDLGFIPSLSDWLKEMPAQPWMAGQRKLPVKIVD from the coding sequence GTGTCGAAGGCCTGGGTTCACGCGCAATCGTCCGCGAAGCGCTGGGGCGGTAAGCCCGAGGACTACATCGACATCCACGAGCGCATGGACAGCACCAAGAGCGCCCACGCCGAGGTGACGCACCGGTGCGTGTTTCACTCCGCGTTCGGGATCTACATCATCGAAGAGATCTTTGGCCGGTTCGTGACCAATTCGGACGGCCGGGAGGTGTTCGTGCGCGACATCGCCGAACAGCACGTTCTCGAAGATCTCGGCTTCATTCCCAGCCTGAGTGACTGGCTCAAGGAAATGCCGGCCCAACCGTGGATGGCCGGGCAGCGCAAACTACCGGTGAAAATCGTCGATTGA
- a CDS encoding FKBP-type peptidyl-prolyl cis-trans isomerase produces MAGAAQPDGLDKQKMKQILVPALAVGVIIVLVSLVIYVSDAATAKKMSDGSDGSPDDPGLKELTPGVKYRDIKAGVGEECPAGAEVKIHYTGWLVDGTQFDSSKDRGQPAQFKLAGLIKGWQEGIPGMKPGGIRKLVIAPDKGYGSTSKGKIPANSTLIFEVELIEVMSQKNVTTGPGKPMSDGSNGGTDDPGLKDIGEGLKVRDLKEGTGEPAAPGATVTIHYTGWLVDGTQFDSNKGKAPNTWPLTSLVQGWQKGIPGMKPGGIRKLVVPSDLGYGERGSEPSIPGGATLIFEVELVK; encoded by the coding sequence ATGGCGGGTGCGGCTCAGCCCGACGGGCTGGACAAGCAGAAGATGAAGCAGATCCTGGTGCCGGCGCTGGCGGTCGGCGTGATCATCGTGCTGGTGTCGCTGGTGATTTACGTGTCCGACGCCGCGACGGCGAAGAAGATGTCCGACGGGTCGGATGGGTCGCCCGACGATCCCGGTTTGAAGGAACTGACCCCGGGCGTGAAGTACCGCGACATCAAGGCGGGGGTCGGCGAGGAGTGCCCCGCGGGGGCCGAGGTGAAGATCCACTACACCGGGTGGCTGGTGGACGGGACGCAGTTCGACAGCAGCAAGGACCGCGGGCAGCCGGCGCAGTTCAAACTGGCCGGGCTCATCAAGGGCTGGCAGGAGGGCATCCCGGGCATGAAACCGGGCGGCATCCGCAAGCTGGTGATCGCGCCCGACAAGGGTTACGGGTCGACGAGCAAGGGCAAGATCCCGGCCAACAGTACCCTCATCTTCGAGGTCGAGCTGATCGAGGTGATGTCGCAAAAGAACGTGACCACCGGTCCCGGGAAGCCGATGTCGGACGGGTCGAACGGCGGCACCGACGATCCCGGCCTGAAGGACATCGGCGAGGGGCTGAAGGTCCGCGACCTGAAGGAAGGCACCGGCGAACCGGCCGCGCCGGGCGCGACGGTCACGATCCACTACACCGGGTGGCTGGTGGACGGGACGCAGTTCGACAGCAACAAGGGCAAGGCGCCGAACACGTGGCCGCTGACCAGTCTGGTGCAGGGCTGGCAGAAGGGCATTCCGGGCATGAAACCCGGCGGCATCCGCAAACTGGTTGTGCCCTCTGATCTGGGGTACGGCGAGCGCGGCAGCGAGCCGAGCATCCCGGGCGGCGCCACCCTGATCTTCGAGGTGGAGTTGGTCAAGTAG
- a CDS encoding MATE family efflux transporter codes for MGIDPVEPALSPTVGPKPAARPAVETDPTAVPDPDPGVPAGPYSEPAGATEAVGAAVAETHATHAPSTDTPGGSRELLKLALPLIVSQSFMTVQVFVDTVLLSWHDPREMAASFPAVMWYWLFFGVLQVTAGYTSTFVAQYTGAKRPHRVGAAVWQGIHFAVVAGVLFLVVVPASPHLIAVGGHTPEIQRLETIYLRCLAFAALPMLVMGAINGFFSGRGQTWTVLGIEAAGTAVNIAFALVLIFGRLGFPELGIEGAGWATVAGSWAAALFALALMLRKKYRDEFGTFSGWKPERELFRRLMVYGGPAGMQVFLDVLVFNAFTQLVGRLGDAALGATTLAIRLNMIAFLPMMGMGQAICIMVGQRLGGDRPDLAEKSTYTGLKWTFGYMSLIALAYVTIPTVLLSVFEGDKEPEQFAAIAALVPNLLLCVAVFSVADAINVSFAFALRGAGDTKYVTALTFALAWPLMVIPTAVVVFNGGNLYWCWVFATLHIIGMSVCFWFRFRGGKWKSMRVIEPGLSE; via the coding sequence ATGGGCATCGACCCGGTTGAACCCGCACTCTCCCCAACCGTAGGCCCCAAGCCCGCCGCCCGCCCAGCAGTTGAAACCGACCCGACCGCCGTTCCCGACCCGGACCCCGGCGTCCCGGCCGGGCCGTACTCGGAACCGGCGGGCGCGACCGAAGCGGTCGGGGCCGCCGTGGCCGAGACACACGCTACGCATGCGCCTTCGACCGACACCCCCGGCGGTTCGCGCGAACTGCTCAAGCTCGCGCTGCCGCTGATCGTCAGCCAGAGCTTCATGACGGTGCAGGTGTTCGTGGACACCGTGCTCCTGTCCTGGCACGACCCGCGCGAGATGGCCGCGTCGTTCCCGGCGGTCATGTGGTACTGGCTGTTCTTCGGCGTGCTTCAGGTCACGGCCGGCTACACCTCGACGTTCGTCGCCCAGTACACCGGGGCCAAGCGCCCGCACCGCGTCGGCGCCGCCGTGTGGCAGGGGATTCACTTCGCCGTTGTCGCGGGCGTGCTGTTCCTTGTGGTGGTTCCGGCGTCCCCGCACCTGATTGCGGTGGGCGGGCACACGCCGGAGATCCAGCGGCTCGAGACCATTTACTTGCGGTGTCTCGCTTTCGCGGCCCTGCCGATGCTCGTGATGGGCGCGATCAACGGGTTCTTCTCCGGGCGCGGGCAGACGTGGACCGTGCTCGGAATCGAAGCGGCCGGCACGGCGGTGAATATCGCATTCGCCTTAGTACTGATTTTCGGCCGACTGGGCTTTCCGGAACTGGGCATCGAAGGCGCTGGGTGGGCGACGGTAGCGGGGTCGTGGGCGGCGGCGCTGTTCGCGCTGGCGCTGATGCTCCGCAAGAAGTACCGCGACGAGTTCGGCACCTTCAGCGGGTGGAAGCCGGAGCGCGAGCTGTTCCGGCGGCTGATGGTTTACGGCGGTCCGGCGGGGATGCAGGTGTTCCTCGACGTGCTGGTGTTCAACGCCTTCACGCAACTGGTCGGGCGGCTCGGGGACGCGGCCCTGGGCGCGACGACCCTCGCCATCCGGCTGAACATGATCGCGTTCCTGCCGATGATGGGGATGGGGCAGGCGATCTGCATCATGGTGGGGCAGCGGCTCGGCGGCGACCGCCCGGACCTCGCGGAGAAGAGCACCTACACCGGGCTGAAGTGGACGTTCGGGTACATGTCCCTGATCGCGCTCGCTTACGTCACCATTCCGACGGTGCTGCTGTCGGTGTTCGAGGGGGATAAGGAGCCGGAGCAGTTCGCGGCGATCGCGGCGCTGGTTCCGAACCTGTTGCTGTGCGTGGCGGTGTTCTCGGTGGCGGACGCGATCAACGTGTCGTTCGCGTTCGCGCTCCGCGGGGCCGGGGACACCAAGTACGTGACCGCCCTCACGTTCGCGCTGGCGTGGCCCCTGATGGTGATCCCGACCGCGGTCGTTGTGTTCAACGGCGGGAACCTGTACTGGTGCTGGGTGTTCGCGACGCTGCACATCATCGGGATGAGCGTGTGCTTCTGGTTCCGGTTCCGCGGCGGCAAGTGGAAGTCGATGCGCGTCATCGAGCCGGGGTTAAGTGAATAG
- the rimO gene encoding 30S ribosomal protein S12 methylthiotransferase RimO, with the protein MSVKSLPLSADKSPAAGAATKGNYAFISLGCPKNTVDSERMLGKLAQDGYSLQPDAAGADVVIVNTCGFIEPARQESLAVIREMLELKKAGKVGSVVVAGCMAERQKDVLLEQVPEVDQIVGVFGREEIAAVVDRAVSQRDEQRSLFRPAPVRALEDTARLRITPRHFAYLKVSEGCDRLCTYCAIPKMRGKHVTKPIEEVIREARELAADGVRELIIVAQDTTYYGMDLYGRTRLAELLRELDKVENIEWIRTLYAYPEHISDELIETFAGSKKIIPYLDMPLQHISDRVLKRMIRRVDRAATEKLLYRLREKWPDLAIRTTFITGFPGETDAEFEELRDFVAQFKFERVGVFPYSLEPGTPAEKLDGHLPEDVKQARVNAIMEVQQGVAFGWAEAQVGREHPVVIDGPDPEFANHFRGRTYADAPEIDCAVRVKGKNLRPGDFVRAKITASDGYDLVARAIGQPW; encoded by the coding sequence ATGTCCGTCAAGAGTCTCCCGCTCAGCGCTGATAAGTCGCCCGCCGCGGGCGCCGCGACCAAAGGGAACTACGCCTTCATCTCGCTGGGCTGCCCCAAGAACACCGTGGACAGCGAGCGGATGCTGGGCAAACTCGCCCAGGACGGGTACTCGCTCCAGCCCGACGCCGCCGGCGCCGACGTGGTCATCGTGAACACCTGCGGGTTCATCGAGCCGGCGCGGCAGGAGTCGCTCGCGGTCATCCGCGAGATGCTCGAACTGAAGAAGGCCGGCAAGGTCGGGTCCGTCGTCGTCGCCGGGTGCATGGCCGAGCGGCAGAAAGACGTGCTGCTCGAGCAGGTGCCCGAAGTCGATCAGATTGTCGGCGTGTTCGGCCGCGAGGAGATCGCTGCCGTCGTGGACCGTGCGGTGTCGCAGCGCGACGAGCAGCGGTCGCTGTTCCGGCCGGCGCCGGTGCGGGCGCTCGAGGACACGGCCCGCCTCCGAATCACCCCGCGGCACTTCGCGTACCTGAAGGTCAGCGAGGGCTGCGACCGGCTCTGCACCTACTGCGCGATTCCCAAGATGCGCGGGAAGCACGTCACGAAGCCGATCGAGGAAGTCATTCGCGAGGCCCGCGAGCTGGCCGCCGACGGCGTCCGCGAACTCATCATCGTCGCGCAGGACACGACCTATTACGGGATGGATCTGTACGGCCGCACCCGGCTCGCCGAACTGCTGCGCGAACTCGACAAGGTCGAGAACATCGAGTGGATTCGCACTCTGTATGCCTACCCGGAACACATCTCGGACGAGCTGATCGAGACGTTCGCGGGCTCGAAGAAGATCATCCCGTACCTGGATATGCCGCTCCAGCACATCAGCGACCGCGTGCTGAAGCGGATGATCCGCCGGGTCGATCGCGCCGCGACCGAGAAGCTGCTGTACCGGCTCCGCGAGAAGTGGCCGGACCTCGCGATCCGCACCACGTTCATCACCGGGTTCCCCGGCGAAACCGACGCCGAGTTCGAGGAACTGCGCGACTTCGTTGCGCAGTTCAAGTTCGAGCGGGTGGGGGTGTTCCCGTACTCGCTCGAACCGGGCACGCCTGCCGAGAAGCTCGACGGGCACCTGCCTGAGGACGTGAAGCAGGCCCGCGTGAACGCGATCATGGAAGTGCAACAGGGCGTTGCGTTCGGCTGGGCCGAGGCGCAAGTCGGCCGGGAGCATCCCGTTGTGATCGACGGGCCGGACCCCGAGTTCGCCAACCACTTCCGGGGCCGCACTTACGCCGACGCACCCGAGATCGATTGCGCGGTGCGGGTGAAGGGGAAGAACCTGCGCCCGGGCGATTTCGTCCGGGCGAAGATCACGGCGTCCGACGGGTACGACCTCGTGGCCCGGGCGATTGGCCAGCCGTGGTGA
- a CDS encoding tetratricopeptide repeat protein, producing MRLCTAVVFALCACALGAGGQEKKDKEELTKLLGEIKSLMQDRKYAKVIPLAKKAAELDPTNPGPPFAAANAHAELRQHAEAVKAWSQFIKLVPEEAKAYDARGDAQLKQGNFKEALADFDEYLKHNPKAAPDHWRRGIALYYAGRFKDGAAQFDAAEGKAREDVENSVWHYLCNARANTPKKARAELIPVTKDARVPMKQVLELFAGKIKPKDVLAAAEDAQLDGEGLKEARFYANLYVALYYETEGDAKKCLEHMATAVEKYEIGHYMWDVAAVHLKLLKGKK from the coding sequence ATGCGCTTGTGTACTGCCGTCGTGTTCGCCCTGTGCGCGTGCGCGCTCGGGGCCGGCGGCCAGGAAAAGAAAGACAAAGAGGAGCTGACGAAGCTGCTCGGCGAGATCAAATCTCTCATGCAGGACCGAAAATACGCGAAGGTGATCCCGCTCGCGAAGAAGGCCGCCGAACTCGACCCCACGAACCCCGGCCCGCCGTTCGCTGCGGCAAACGCCCACGCCGAGCTGCGCCAGCACGCCGAGGCCGTAAAGGCGTGGAGCCAGTTCATCAAGCTCGTGCCCGAAGAGGCGAAGGCCTACGACGCCCGCGGCGACGCGCAACTCAAGCAGGGGAACTTCAAGGAAGCCCTCGCGGACTTCGACGAGTACCTCAAGCACAACCCGAAGGCGGCCCCGGACCACTGGCGGCGCGGGATCGCGCTGTACTACGCCGGCCGGTTCAAGGACGGGGCGGCGCAGTTCGACGCGGCCGAAGGGAAGGCGCGCGAGGACGTCGAGAACTCGGTGTGGCACTACCTCTGCAACGCCCGCGCGAACACGCCCAAGAAGGCCCGCGCGGAGCTGATTCCGGTAACGAAGGACGCGCGGGTGCCCATGAAGCAGGTGCTGGAACTGTTCGCGGGCAAGATCAAGCCGAAGGATGTGCTCGCTGCCGCCGAGGACGCGCAACTGGACGGCGAGGGGCTCAAGGAAGCGCGGTTCTACGCGAACCTGTACGTCGCGCTGTACTACGAAACCGAAGGCGACGCGAAGAAGTGCCTCGAGCACATGGCGACGGCGGTCGAGAAGTACGAAATCGGCCACTACATGTGGGACGTGGCCGCCGTCCACTTGAAGCTGTTGAAAGGCAAGAAATAA
- a CDS encoding sugar kinase, protein MPLAIRTDACALDFLSLGALVHRLDPGVVPFRKARNFDIHVSGGEYNVAANLSDCFGLKTGVATAMVNNPVGDLVQARVREMGVAAFYKHFEHDGVRGPNIATVYSDRGQGVRAPVVFYNRANEAAALLKVGDFDWKAIMTGGCRWFHSGGIFASLSEANPDLIIDGMKAAKAQGAVVSFDLNYRGKLWKTVGGDKRAVEVLRKIVANVDCLIGNEEDMQKGLGVKGPEVTKKEESKLNPDVFFGMIENTVKEFPNIKLVATTLRETHSANRHDWAAVLWMDGQRYISPTAQLDVIDRIGGGDGFAAGTIYGLLAGRQPQEALNLGWAHGALLTTYHGDTTMATLAEVDAFAAGTGARVQR, encoded by the coding sequence ATGCCTCTCGCCATCCGCACCGACGCCTGCGCCCTCGACTTCCTTTCCCTCGGCGCGCTGGTCCACCGGCTCGACCCGGGCGTCGTCCCGTTCCGCAAGGCCCGTAACTTCGACATCCACGTGTCCGGCGGCGAGTACAACGTCGCCGCGAACCTGTCCGACTGCTTCGGGCTGAAGACCGGCGTCGCCACCGCGATGGTGAACAACCCGGTGGGCGACCTCGTCCAGGCGCGCGTCCGCGAGATGGGCGTGGCCGCGTTCTACAAGCACTTCGAGCACGACGGCGTGCGCGGGCCGAACATCGCCACGGTGTACAGCGACCGCGGCCAGGGCGTGCGCGCCCCGGTCGTGTTCTACAACCGGGCCAACGAGGCCGCTGCGCTCCTGAAGGTCGGCGACTTCGACTGGAAGGCGATCATGACCGGCGGGTGCCGGTGGTTCCACTCCGGCGGCATCTTCGCGTCGCTCTCCGAAGCCAACCCGGACCTCATCATCGACGGGATGAAGGCCGCGAAGGCGCAAGGCGCGGTCGTGTCGTTCGACCTGAACTACCGCGGCAAGCTGTGGAAGACGGTCGGCGGCGACAAGCGGGCCGTTGAGGTGCTGCGCAAGATCGTGGCCAACGTGGACTGCCTCATCGGCAACGAAGAGGACATGCAGAAGGGGCTCGGCGTGAAAGGCCCCGAGGTGACCAAGAAGGAAGAGTCGAAGCTGAACCCCGACGTGTTCTTCGGGATGATCGAGAACACCGTGAAGGAGTTCCCGAACATCAAACTGGTCGCCACCACGCTGCGCGAGACGCACTCGGCGAACCGGCACGACTGGGCCGCGGTGCTGTGGATGGACGGGCAGCGGTACATCAGCCCGACCGCCCAGCTCGACGTGATAGACCGCATCGGCGGCGGCGACGGGTTCGCCGCGGGCACCATTTACGGCCTGCTCGCCGGGCGCCAGCCGCAGGAGGCGCTGAACCTGGGCTGGGCGCACGGCGCGCTGCTCACCACCTACCACGGCGACACCACGATGGCGACGCTCGCCGAGGTCGATGCGTTCGCCGCCGGCACCGGGGCGCGGGTGCAACGGTAA
- a CDS encoding 3-keto-disaccharide hydrolase — protein sequence MRPLLTFAFVLVPFVALAADDPYKLGDTFKAAKPEDLKDVASTAPPEGAVVLFDGKDFSKWVKRDGKSEVKWTLKGGVMEGVKGHGDIITRDVFGGKFKLHVEFRVPYEPGGSGQGRGNSGVYLQGRYEVQILDSYGLKSGKNDCGAIYGVAAPAVNACKAPTVWQSYDIEFTPPKVENGKKTEPARMTVSHNGITIHDDVAVTSDNTTSGLGGDISKPGPILLQDHGHPVQFRNVWLLPAK from the coding sequence ATGCGCCCGCTCCTCACGTTCGCCTTTGTGCTTGTGCCATTCGTGGCACTCGCGGCCGACGACCCCTACAAACTCGGGGACACGTTCAAGGCGGCCAAGCCCGAAGACCTCAAGGACGTTGCGAGCACCGCGCCGCCCGAAGGGGCCGTGGTGCTGTTCGACGGCAAGGACTTCTCGAAGTGGGTGAAGCGCGACGGGAAGAGTGAGGTGAAGTGGACCCTCAAGGGCGGGGTGATGGAGGGCGTTAAGGGGCACGGCGACATCATCACGAGGGACGTGTTCGGCGGGAAGTTCAAGCTACACGTCGAGTTCCGTGTGCCTTACGAGCCGGGCGGCAGCGGGCAGGGGCGCGGCAACTCCGGCGTGTACCTCCAGGGGCGCTACGAGGTGCAGATCCTCGACAGTTACGGCCTCAAGAGCGGCAAGAACGATTGCGGCGCCATCTACGGGGTCGCGGCGCCGGCGGTCAACGCCTGCAAGGCGCCGACCGTGTGGCAGAGCTACGACATTGAATTTACGCCGCCGAAAGTGGAAAACGGCAAAAAGACCGAACCCGCCCGCATGACGGTGAGTCACAACGGGATCACGATTCACGACGACGTTGCCGTGACCTCGGACAACACGACCAGCGGCCTCGGCGGCGACATCTCGAAGCCCGGCCCGATTTTGCTACAAGACCACGGCCACCCGGTTCAGTTCCGGAACGTCTGGCTGCTGCCGGCCAAGTAG